CTTATAGAGAAAAGctggagtggggagaaggaaaaagaaggagcTCTGGTCATGTCCCTGGCACTGAGCCCTTTAAGTCCCTGATCTCATTTTATCCCCACAACAACCCTGTAAAACGGTGGTTCCCAACTGGGGTGGTTGTGTCCACCAAGGCAAATTTGGTGAttcctggagacatttttggttgtcatgaCTGTGCAGTCTGGAGGGTATTTGTGCTATTGTTATCTAACAggtagaggccaaggatgctgctaaatatcctacaACCTACAGTCCAGCCCCTCAAAACAAGGAAATGTTCAGAATAATATCCAAATCTCAATAGTGCAAAGGGTAAGAAACCTGGATATTAGGTGGGAATGTTATtggtcccattttgcagatgaaaaaactgaggtacAAAGAGGTGAAATGACAGAAGCAAACCATCTGACTCCATTTCATCCCCTGAGAGCCAGGTATCCAGGGGAACATGGTAGTTGGCGTCAACAGTGGGTGGGAGCAAATGAAGGGCTTCGAGGACCGGGGTGAGGCAACAGTAGCTGTCAGTGACAGGGTGGGAGGCGCCAGTGGTCCTCCTGGTGCTCCTGATGGTGGATGGTGCTGAAACTGGAAGGGTGACTGAGAGGGGAACATCCCTATCTAGCTGCCCCACACTCTAGGACTCCCCACTTCTAGCCCCCAGTCCTGGGCAAGAGGAGCACACACATATGGTCCTGCAGACACATGGAGGTGTTATGCTTCCCTCCTTCCCCCCAACCTGTGTTGTCACCCCTGGATAAATTCCTGCTCATCCAACAGACCCAGGTCGTGTCACCTCCTCTGGGGAGTCCTCCAGAGAGTCTATACCTCTGGCTTTCTCCAACAACCTGGTCCTCCCTTCACTGGACCTCCACCCAACATGCTTCTATGATGTCTACACTGGACCTCCACCCAACATGCTTCTATGATGTCTACATGTATGACACGTAACATCATACAGACATGTAAATAATCCTTTATTTACATGTTTGACTTCCTGGTTGGGCTATGGACTTCTTCAGCTAAGGATGGGGTCTCAAAGTTTTTGATTTCCCTCCCAGAGCTTAGCCCCATGCCCTCCATGGATAAAAGTGAGTCAAGGCTTAGACAGTAAATGAGCCAGCAGCTGATCTGGGTGCTCAGGCTTCCAAATGGCTGGACAGGCTCACACAGGGTGGGAGTCTTGGAAGTTACCTTTCAAGCCCTGACCAACCTAAAGAACACAGGGGATGCTTTGCAACTCTGAAATTTTTAGGAGAAGTGTTTGAGGGCCTCTGGCTAGGGATGACCCTAGACTTCCCACTCTGACACATAAGGTTTCTTACTATTAGGGGAAATTTCAGGCTCTCTGAGCTCTTGGCTGTTCATCCCCATCCCCTAGGGCCTCATGCCTGCCTTGCCACCTGACTGTCTCCTTTCTATCCACATTTCTTGACCCCCACCCAGTTACCTGTGACCTATCTTGAGCAGAGCCCTTTAGGAGAAGTTGGGGATCAGGGATGCCTGGTAATGGACCAAGAAGTCAGTCTTGTTCAAGCCTGAGGAAGCTCTGCGAACATCACATGTCGATGGAGGAGTCCTGTGGGTAGCAACATAAATGTTCGAAAAAATGTATGTGATGGGGAAAGCAGAGCCCACCAAAAGCCAGCAGGTCTGCGGTCTGGGGCTGGTTCTAGCCCTGACGAGCCAGAGACCTTGAGGAAGGGGCCCCAGTTTTCATCTGTGAAAGAGTGGCCAGAAGTGATTTTTAGACTCCTTTCTGGCTCTAACATCTTGTGATTCAGGAAGTCTGAGAGGCACAcaaaaggaggaaaggaacatGCCTGGGACACACCAGACAGATGGTTCTGCGACCAGAGCTCCTGGAAGACTCGTGGCTTCCACACCAATAGGATCCCGAGTCCTTTGCCCTGAGATCAGCAAAGTCACGATGAAGGAGCCCAAACTGAGGTCAGCCTGACTGGAAGATCGAGGCTCCCGGGAATTATCTAGAGCCTGGGCCAGTGACTAACACAGTACAACCGTgtgcagagatcaaattgtcctcatccgttggatcatggaaaaagcaagggaattccagaaaaacatctacttctgcttcactgaccacactcaagcctttgactgtgtggatcacagtaaattgtggaaaattatttaagagttggaaataccagaccaccttatctgcctcctaagaaatctatatgcagatcaagaagcaacagttagaaccagacatggaacaatggactggttcaaaattgggaaaggagtatgtcaaagctctgtattgtcaccctggtttatttaacttttatgcagagtacatcatgtgaaatgccagactggatgaagcataagctggagtcaagattgccaggagaaatatcaataacaccagatatgcagatgacaccaccctcatgccggaaactgaagaggaactaaagagtctcttgatgaaggtcaaagaggagtgaaaagctgactcaaaactcaacattcaaaaaatgcacctcatggcatctggtcccatcacttcaaggcaaataggtggggatacaatggaaatgtgagagagtttattttcttgggctccaaaatcactgcaaacagtgactgcagtcatgaaattaaaagatgcttgctccttagaagaaaagctatgaccaacctagacagtgtattaaaaagcaaagacatcactttgccaacaaaggtccatctagtcaaagctatggtttttccagtaagatgtgagagttggaccataaacaaggctgaacaCTGATGCTCAGTGctcagaactgatgcttttgaaatgtgatgctggagaagactcttcagagtctgttggactacaaggagatcaaaccagtcaatcctaaaggaaatcaaccctgaatattcattgtaacgACTGATGTTGAggcagaaggactgatgttgtagctgaagctccaatactttggccatctgatgcgaagagttgactctttggcaaagaccctgaagctgggaaagactgagggcaaaaggagaagggggcgatagagaatgagatggttggatggcatcatcagctccatggacgtgagtctgagcaaactctgggagatagtgaaggacagggaagcctgacgtgctgaagtccatgggatcacagagttggacacgattgagcagctgaacaaccacCACAATAATATGTGGATGCTTCCCTGCACGGGTTTTCAGCTTTAAGCCTTGCTGGGCTGGGTATCAGCATCTCACAGAGACTGTCTCATCCTGCGGTTTATGCGGCAACTCTGGCTTCTGTTCCCGGCAGCCTGAGAGTAAACCCTCCAGTCAGGAAGCCCCCCAGCCACCAATGCAGGGCTGTGAGATGAGGGCCTCCCCCTACAGGAGCCACCCTCTTGGTGCTTACACAGAATGAGCCCCAGAGCTGCCCCCCGCCGCAGCACCACtgtcccctgcccctcctcctcacAGCCTCCTCCACGTCCGtttccctctcctcctgtccTGTTCCCTCTGCCCTCACTCCTTGCCCCTCACCTGAGCCCAGAGCACCAGCAGGACAGGCGCAGCCGGTATCtgtcttcccaggccaggggccctcttcctgacttcaggcgaGGGGAAGGAAGTGAGACAGCACCAAGCCCCTGAGAGGAGAGAGCCAGAGTCCGGGGGATTCAGCTCAGCCACCAAAGCCGGCCTGGGAAGTGGCAGCCTGGAGAGGAAGGGGAGGCCTCAGCCTATAGGCAGGACCCTCAGCTGCAGGTGCTACATCTGAGCCTTGCTTGAGGCTCCGGGGAACTCTGACTCTCTCTGCCCAGTCTTTTCCCCATCAGCCTGTCTCCCTGCCTTTCCAtatgggatcagttcagttcagttcaattcagtcgctcagtcatggccaactctttgcaaccccatgaattgcagcacaccaggtctccctgtccgtcaccaactctcagacttcacccagactcacgtccatcgagtcagtgatgccatccagccatctcatcctctgtcgtccccttctcctcctgctccaaatccctcccagcatcagagtcttttccaatgagtcaactcttcacatgaggtggacaaagtactggagtttcagctttagcatcattccttccaaagaaatcccagggctgatctccttcagaatggactggttggatctccttgcagtctaagggactctcaagagtcttctccaacacctcagttcaaaagcatcaattcttcggtgctcagccttcttcacagtccaactctcacatccatacatgaccacaggaaaaaccatagtcttgactagacggacccttgttggcaatgtctctgcttttgaatatgctatctaggttggccataactttccttccaaggagtaagcgtcttttaatttcatggctgcagtcaccatctgcagtgattttggagcccaaaaaaataaagtctgacactgtttccaggtttcttttattttaaccttcttttttttttttttttttggctgaaccaCGCATCATGCAGGATCTGAGTTCCTTCCCCCTATGATGGAAgtgtagattcttaaccactggaccaccagggattgcTTTTGCTTCTGGGTGAGAATGTTGTTTATAGCCTGAAAGACACATAATAGCCCATTTTGGGCTCTGAACTTTAAAGGTACAATGCTTTTCCATTCATgcagagataaaaagttgcagaatggagaataacatttgtcttatTGGAAGTTTACAGGAACTACCAAAACAAAGCATTTTCACCTCCCCTCCAGCATCTGGCTGACACCAAGAAGTCTGCAGTACCCAGACTTTTAGTATAAAAAGTCTGCAATACCCAGACTTTTAGTATAAAACAAGCCTGAATTCTGACTCGGGTAAGACATTTCTTTGAGCCCGttctgctggctttccaaatgaAGTTGCTCTTCCATGTCCCATTTATTTTCCTGTCATGCGGCAAGCAGTACAAACTTGGACTTGTTAACAAATTAAGAACctatttttcctcctcctttctcccttctcGATCCGAGCTCTTCCTCCCAAGCCTCAACTTTCTCCTCTCCACTGAAAAAAAGCAAGGGGCCGAAGGTGAGTGAGAGAGTTCGGCAACACTTCTGAGGTCCCCAGAGGTCAGAGACTTCCCATCCAGGCTTGCTTGGGGATTGGCACATTCCATGGGGACTGAAGAAGGGGGTAGGGGGAGATGGAGAGTCATTTCCAGGAATGGAGGTGCAGGGAGGGTCCCTGGCAAGGGTAGGAGAGAGCAAAGTTGAGGGTGTGAACACCAGAGGGGacgggtggggagagggagatgggtgcaaaagaatggggagggagagagaaggggaaaggatCTCCGCCCCACAGGTCCTGCCTGTACCCCAGCCCCCAGCTGGCCATTGTCAGTCCATAGTGGTTGTTGAAAGGCCACACTAatcaaacacattaaaaaaataatggtcaGTAGATGAGCTACAGAAAAACAATTGTCACAGGCTGTTCATGGTTAATAAACAACAAAGAAGAGAGAAGTCCGTAAACAAGCCGCAGAGCAGATCGGGCTTATAGGGAGCAGCAACTGGCAGGGAGGTTTATACGCTCAGGGACGAGGCTGGGGAAGCAAAAGGTGGGAAACAGAATGGGCAGATGTCAGACCTCCCTAGGCCACTTGAGGAGCAGTTCTGGAGACAGGCCACCCTTCAGGATCGCCAAGAAGGCAGGGGTTGCCAGGGCTTCAGACTCCCTGTGTCAGTGGATGGAGGGAAACGGGTTGCCCTGAGAGGGGTCTGCTCCAGACAGACTCGAGGCCACCTTCTGCCCTCACAACTCCCAGCCCCGGGGCAGGAAGCCCCGAAGCCTGAAGAAGGAGCCCGGCCACACAGCACAGCTGTGTCCAGGCTGATGCAGAGTGAGAAGCCCATTTGCAGCCACGGGGGACTGTGAACCCCAGGCTCGCCTGCTGGCCCCGCAGCAAGAACACGTGTGTCCCCTGGGCTCAGATCAGGGCTCACAGAGCAAACATCCCGTGGGTGCTGGGCTTTCTTTATTTGCTCCTTCCCTTAGCCATGACAGGAAACCCTTCACAGGTGTGTCCTGTCGCCTCACCCACTGCTCAGAAAGTCCCTCATCTCGTCCACCAAAGGCAGCAGTAGCCCTGGCCTGCCTGATACCTGCCCTGCCCTGCACTGGCCCGCCCTGGATCTGCTGAGGATGTGGGTCTTCCTGGAGCTCCAGGGAGAAGGGCCAACAGGTAGCAGGAAGTGAGAGGCCAGGGTTTCAAGGAAAATGTCCTGGAGGCCTAGAGGTCCAAAAACACCACCCAGGCCCCTAAGGGCTGGGGAGCTGGGGACATGGTCTGCACCTCCCCAGCGCTGTGTGTCTGTCCTTAGCTCGAGTCCATGTGAGAGCTGGCTCCAGGGGTGGGCAGCTCAGGCAGGTCCACCTGGTTCCAGGAGCCGCTCATCCTGGGATGAGGGATGGTTGGTCCCCCTAACAACTCCCCTATATAACATCAGGGCACAGAGGCCTCTGCCTGCGCCCAGCCCCACCTCCTGGGACCAGACCATGTGGCCCTCTTCCCTCTCTACCCCTTTGCAGTCGAGGACAAAACAGAGACTTGGGGTCCGACGGTCTTAAAGGTAGAATGTGACAAGCATCAGACCTGGAAAAGAACTGGAGGACCAAGCATTAGTCTTTCTGTCAGTTGTGTGAGGTTCGTGTGTTATTCCGTTTTATCCTGAATACAGTCTTGAGAGGTAGGAATTAGTGTCCCCTTTCACAAGACAGGAAACGTGAGGCCCGATAGGgtcagtgacttgcccagggtcccaTGTGACAGGTGCACCCCTGGGTCCCGGTCCTGAGCCCCTGCAGTACTCTCCCTGACATCCTGCTCTCAACTGGGGCAGGGCCATAGGTGTGCACTTTTCGGGGGGAAAATTAACCCCCTCTTGGTTATACACCAGGTGTGGGCCACACCCTCCTGATAAGGAGGCTGGTTATCAGTGCTCACGCGTGTGCGTCCCGCACCAGGCCTGTCAGTTCCTCAGTCCGAGTCTCCCCTCTAGTGTGTTCTCCTGGACACAGGGCAGAGGGGCTGCCTCCCTACTGTCCCCCCCACCGGGATTGccccctgccccttcctctctccccgtCTCCACCCTAGAGTGGCGACCCTGGGCTGGCTGCCCACCAAGGCCCCTCTGTGCCGCTCCCCTGACTCTGAGGTTTGCTGTCCTACCAAGGAGGGCTATGACCCAGGGCTGAGAGCAGAGAGGCTACATCCACCCCAAGGCTCTCATCCAGTGGCCCCAGGCTGGTGGACACCCCTCCCTAGGGGAGGAATCCAGCCCCTATTCTTTAGCCTTTGCTGCTGAAGAGCCTGAATCTGAGCCATGAGCTGGAGGGCGGGCTGCGGGGGGTGAAGGGGGGCAGGAGAGACTCCTCTGGCCACTGCGCCCCTGACCCAGGCTCCTTGGCTCCatcccccctccctgccccctcccagctCAGGGAATTCCTCCAGGCTGCGGGCAGCTCTGAGTTGTCTTTGCTGTGTCACCGTTGGGTCCTCTTTTCCCAGGGAACAATGAGTCCCTGGAGGGAAGTGATCCTTCCTTTCTCTGAGCTAAGACTTCCCCTCCAGTGGACCCCAGGCCTCCCCTGCATCCCTTCCAGGAGTACAGACCCAGAGCTAGGGTGTGGGAACTGGGGGAAAGAGCCTTGGTCAGCCTCTGCATGCAGGTCTAGGGACAGGCTTGCCCTGCAGGCAAGGGCTCTCAGAGCAGGCAGCAGTGGGGGCGTGGGCTCCACTGGCACCCGGGACCTGAGGGACAAGCAGCTGTGGTCAGGCCAGGGGGCACACGGAGGCCCGGTAGAGGATGCTCGGCCCAGGGGGTTGGGAGGCTTAGATAGCTCTGGGGTCCCCAGGGCCTCTATCGACCCCCACCTCTTAGTCACTGTTTCTCCTCTGGGGTGGGACCCTTGTGACATAAGCTGCTTCTGGGACTCTTTCTTCCCCCAGGAGCATAGGGACGCTTGAGGGGAGCAGAGGGAAACTGAGGACAGGGCCCTGGGTCGGGAGAGAGTGGCCCCAGCTGTCCACCCCTCCCCCCTCAGCTCTGTAGTAAGAGGTTCCGAGGCTGAATGTAGCAGAGGTTCTCTGTCTGCAAACAGCACCCTCGGGGCTTGTCTGCCACCTAGCTGGGGCCCCTGGGATCTGTGGCTCCCAGGAGAACCATCTCAGTGGCGCCCCAAACCCTCAGAGACTTCCTGCCTAGCGCCACGTGCTCTGACTCCCACCCCCGCCAGGTTCCCAGCAGCCCAGGGGAACCAAGTAGATGCGGCACAGCCTCCGGTTCCAGGAAGACCTGAGTCCAGGTTGCACAGTCCTCACCCCCAGCCCGGCTCCAACCCAGACACGTCCCCGTCTTCACTCCTCCTCTGAGGAGTCTTCTGGGGGTCTCCCGGGGCCCCTCTGGGAGaagctcctccccaccccacagttGAGTGGCTTCAGACCAAGCGGACCTCCAGGGAGGTTCCGGTCTTGCAGGCGAGTCCTTGCAGGATCTGGCAGGGTCACGGCACACGCTGTAGCCTGCGAGGATGGGGAGAGATGCAAAGGGCAGTCCTGCTCAGCCCCCGAAGCTCCCAGGCCAGCCGCTCTGCCTCTGCCTCCGCTTCCAAGTGGCTGGGCCCCAGAAGGTTCCACTGAGCGGTCACTGcctgcccaccctccccctctcctggGTGTCGAATGGTCCTCCTGAGTGGACGCAGGTGAGGACCGACCGCCTGGAGACTGGGGGCAGTCGGGCTTTGGAAAGGGTGTCAGACTCCCCAGCGCTCTGTCCTTGGGGGGCTGCGAGGGTTGGGTTCTACTCACTTCCCATGTGTCTCTTCTTCCAGAAGCCGTAGACCACGATCAGCATCACAAGCATGGGGAGCAGTGCCAGCACCCCGACGAGCACCATGGGATAAAATTCAAGGTATCTGGGGAGACAGGACAGGGCCAGGAGAAGATGAGTACTGGGCACCCCACCCGGGCCCACATCTTCCCACATCCCACGCAAGAAGAGTGGGACCCGCCAGTCCCCACGGGGAGAGACGGCCTCTCTTCCTTGGGGACCGAGCTGCGGGAGAAGGAAGTGAGGTGCTCAAAGGTCAGGGGGAcgaagcccccagcccccagcaaagGCATGCGTCTCTCCAGTATTGGGGGGAGTCCTCTCTGCTGAGGGCGGGGGCTCTAAGAGACACCCATTTGTGACAGAAGAGGCCAAGAGTCTTACTCTCCCCAGGGTGACCGAGGATGGCACTTCCCACCTCTGTCCTCCAGAACACATGCTGTGGTTACCTGCCTGTATCCCCCTTTCCCTGCCTGTATCCCTCTTTGCTACGTCACTTCCATCTACACCAGTCATCAGCACCTCCGTTAAAAAAACTTTTGGTCTGACGGCTTTCTCTTGTCGCTGGTGCCCTCCATGCCATGCATAGCAGGCAGCCCCCCATCGACCACCAACAGTGGGACATAAAGGCCCCGGCCTCCTCGCCCTCCACACGGCTGCCTGACACTGGATTCCGGACTCTCCCCAGTGGGGCTGAGCCCTTGCTGCCCACGGTGATGACCAGCCTGTGCAAGTGCTCCGTCTgctgccttcccttcccttccctgactCACTTCCCCTTGCTCTGTCCCGTGTTCCAAGTACAACATGTATCCTGGTCTCCAAGTCCACTCCTGGGGGAACCCACATTAAAGTGTCCCCATTTCCTACTCTCCGAGATGCTCCCCTTGTGCAGTCCTGACCCTCTCCTCTTCATCCTCAGACTCCGCGCTGACCCAGCCCCACCCTCATTTCCCGCCGCCATCCTTTCTGTCCCTTGTCTGTCCCAGCTTCCCATCACCCATTCAGCAGCAGCCCAGACTGGATTCCCAGTAGGGTGGTGAGTGCGACAGGGGCTGCTCTGCTGTGACATTTGCACCTTGCGGTCTGCTCAGGCGGTCTGTTCCCATGTCTGGGAAAACGGCATTCGATGCCAGCCCCCGCGCCAGGTACCTGCTGGGGAATAAGTGGTTGAGGAGAGTTCTGCTGGTGGGGCACATTCCCATGGTGGGGGCTCCCACGGTGCAGAGGTGCGTGGCCTTAGTGGAGGTGTAGCCTAGGGCTGCAGCGGAGGCTCGGGTGTTGCTGGGAGACACAGTCGCAGTCTGGGACCCGGTGGCCCTCCCAGGCCCCGTGGTGGACAGGCTAGTGCTGGAGAAACTGGAGCCCATCACAGAAGTCAGTCTGGTGCTCCTTGAGGTGGGAGAAGGCAGAGGTCTGGCCAAGGTGAGGAGTCCAGCTGTGAACACTGTCCCTCGGCTGATGAAAGGGCTCCCAGGGCCTGAGGTGGGCGCTGGGCCTGTGGCAACGACTGTTTCACTCTGGAAAATGCTGGGCAGCTTCGTGAGAGGAGTGTTTCCCTTGGTTATGGAGGCTGAGGGACCAGAAAGGGAGGAAGGTGAGACTGGGTTGGGGTCTTGGTTCTGGAAGCAGCTGACGGCAGCCCACACGCTTGTCTGGGgactggggtggtggggaggctgTCCCTTGGACCTAGGACCCTGCTTTGCTGAgggaccatgtgtgtgtgtgtccagagGGTGAGGTCAAGGAGGAGAAAGTAGGCACAGCAAAGAAGGAAGAGTATTTCCCAAGTTTCTCAGTGTCCCCTGTCTGGCCACGGGGACGAGAGGACACTTccctccctacccccacctcTCTTGTCACTCTCTGGACCTTCCTCATTCCTGTAAGTCAGAGATTTCTCTGCTCTGACGTTGAATGTGACCTTTCCCAGTTGCTCCACAGTTGGCAACTGGGATCCGGAGATGAGGACGAGGACGCATCAAAGACCTCGATTCCCAAGTACACTATGAGCAGTGAGGTCAAATGACCTCCTTGGGGGCTTATTAAGAGACACCCGAACTGGTCCCGCCACCCCATGCATCAGGGCAGGCCTTCACCATCCCCTTTTCTAGAAGAAGGCTGGAGTTTGGTTGGTGGAAGGGGAGCAGGCAGGAGCTGTGAGGGCTCAGTCTAGGGAGCAGTGTTGAGCCGATCTCATCAGGAAACAGGAGAACAGAGAGAAAGGGGTGCTGTGGTGGGGAGAGGGCTGTGGCTGCATCCCACTGCCGTGCATGCACGGACGCTCTCTGAGGGCCTCCCCAAGGAAGGTGCCCATTTTTCTAGGTGAGGGAACCGGAACAAGCAGAATTGGTGAGGTAGGGATAGGGGAAAAGGCCAACCTGGAGCCAgatctcccaaatcatcctagtGAGCAGTGTGAAGACCCCCAAAGGACCCGTTCAAAGAACACACACAGCTGCCCTGGGAGAGCCAGCACTTGGCCACAGAGGATCTAACAGTAGGGCAGAAAAGGAGTAACGTCCACAGAGAGAGAGACCTCCTGCAGGGTCAGTGAGGTCACGCAACCGTTTCCCTCACCTTCATCCCTACCTCAGTACGCCAACGGGTCGGGAGGTACAGGACCAGGAGAAGATGATGGAGAGGAACCCTCCTCCCCTACCTCCTGTGATGAAGGAGGGAGGTTGGACAGCAGCTGTCCCCCTTTCCCACCTCAGGTGCCTGGGGCCAGAAAGCTCAGTTTTCAAGATGCAGTGGAAGAGTAGAAGTTTTGCAGATTTTTCATTTCCTAGTAAGGTATGCAAAGTTGGAATCTCCCCAAAGTGTGGTCCAGAGATGGAAAGTGAGACCCAACAGTGCAGCGGGAAGATACACTAAGGGGAAAGCCATTTCACGTTTACTgtccattcagtcgctcagtcgtgtccgactctttgtgaccccatgaactgcagcatgccaggtttccctgtccatcaccagctccagtctactcaaactcatgtccattgagtcagtgatgccatccaaccatctcatcctctgtcatccccttctcctcccgccctcaatttCATGTTTGTGTCCCTACAAATGAAGACTTCAGTAAATTGGTTTTGACTACTTCCCTGGGGCTAAAGCAGAACTGGAGAAGGAAGGCATGAGATTTGCTCTGCGTCTTAGAGATGGCAGTTGCCCAAGTTCAGACCCAACAGAAGATGGGGATGCAGTTGGGTTAGAGGAACCGGGAAGGGTGGAAAGTAACTTTCACAGTCACTGGCAGCTTTCTGCAGGCTCTCTGTCTGGCTCCTCACCCTTTCCTATCTTGTAAATGTAGAAAGAGTGCAGGCTTCGTTCTTGGACCTCCTCTCTTTTCCATGCTAAAGAGAGAGCTTTGATCATCTTAAGGTCAAGGCACAATATCACCCTCTAAAACTCTCCAATAGCTTCCTCTTGTACCTAGAATAAAACTCAGACCCCCATATCATGGGCATCAGGGCTGCTGTTTGCCTCTCCAACCTCATCTTCTATTGCTCTGCCCAATACTCAATACGCACCAGCTTCTtctcacctcagggcctttgcgtATGTAGTTCtccccacctggaaagccctttgaACCACCCACTTTCAACAGGACTAGAAAACTGTCATCCCACACAGGTTCTGCATGATGTCATCTGCTCAGGGAAGTCTTCTTTGACTCCCCACTAACTCAGTCGCTCCCCCCACCACAGAACTTCCTAGTACATCCCATTGTTTTATTTGCTTAAGAACACTCACTGCTATCTGCAACTGTTTGTCGGATGATGTGTTATTGCCTATCACCTC
This genomic interval from Bos taurus isolate L1 Dominette 01449 registration number 42190680 breed Hereford chromosome 23, ARS-UCD2.0, whole genome shotgun sequence contains the following:
- the TREML2 gene encoding trem-like transcript 2 protein isoform X2 translates to MPPAFLLLLLLLLWLQGPVSGAPTEHVYSKLQHFEGETLSVQCSYKSRKNHLEGKVWCKIRRRKCETGFTRVGVQGPRYLLQDDTQAKVVNITMAALRLQDSGRYWCMRNSSGILYPLMGFLLEVSPASITKGNTPLTKLPSIFQSETVVATGPAPTSGPGSPFISRGTVFTAGLLTLARPLPSPTSRSTRLTSVMGSSFSSTSLSTTGPGRATGSQTATVSPSNTRASAAALGYTSTKATHLCTVGAPTMGMCPTSRTLLNHLFPSRYLEFYPMVLVGVLALLPMLVMLIVVYGFWKKRHMGSYKQHSHPEAKAIPGGPVVKNLHFHHRGKELRSCMMRGSAKKKKKKEG
- the TREML2 gene encoding trem-like transcript 2 protein isoform X4; protein product: MPPAFLLLLLLLLWLQGPVSGAPTEHVYSKLQHFEGETLSVQCSYKSRKNHLEGKVWCKIRRRKCETGFTRVGVQGPRYLLQDDTQAKVVNITMAALRLQDSGRYWCMRNSSGILYPLMGFLLEVSPASITKGNTPLTKLPSIFQSETVVATGPAPTSGPGSPFISRGTVFTAGLLTLARPLPSPTSRSTRLTSVMGSSFSSTSLSTTGPGRATGSQTATVSPSNTRASAAALGYTSTKATHLCTVGAPTMGMCPTSRTLLNHLFPSRYLEFYPMVLVGVLALLPMLVMLIVVYGFWKKRHMGSYSVCRDPARSCKDSPARPEPPWRL
- the TREML2 gene encoding trem-like transcript 2 protein isoform X3, translating into MPPAFLLLLLLLLWLQGPVSASITKGNTPLTKLPSIFQSETVVATGPAPTSGPGSPFISRGTVFTAGLLTLARPLPSPTSRSTRLTSVMGSSFSSTSLSTTGPGRATGSQTATVSPSNTRASAAALGYTSTKATHLCTVGAPTMGMCPTSRTLLNHLFPSRYLEFYPMVLVGVLALLPMLVMLIVVYGFWKKRHMGSYSVCRDPARSCKDSPARPEPPWRSAWSEATQLWGGEELLPEGPRETPRRLLRGGVKTGTCLGWSRAGGEDCATWTQVFLEPEAVPHLLGSPGLLGTWRGWESEHVALGRKSLRVWGATEMVLLGATDPRGPS
- the TREML2 gene encoding trem-like transcript 2 protein isoform X1 — translated: MPPAFLLLLLLLLWLQGPVSGAPTEHVYSKLQHFEGETLSVQCSYKSRKNHLEGKVWCKIRRRKCETGFTRVGVQGPRYLLQDDTQAKVVNITMAALRLQDSGRYWCMRNSSGILYPLMGFLLEVSPASITKGNTPLTKLPSIFQSETVVATGPAPTSGPGSPFISRGTVFTAGLLTLARPLPSPTSRSTRLTSVMGSSFSSTSLSTTGPGRATGSQTATVSPSNTRASAAALGYTSTKATHLCTVGAPTMGMCPTSRTLLNHLFPSRYLEFYPMVLVGVLALLPMLVMLIVVYGFWKKRHMGSYSVCRDPARSCKDSPARPEPPWRSAWSEATQLWGGEELLPEGPRETPRRLLRGGVKTGTCLGWSRAGGEDCATWTQVFLEPEAVPHLLGSPGLLGTWRGWESEHVALGRKSLRVWGATEMVLLGATDPRGPS